The DNA window CACTGCTCTGTCGCAGGTCATGTTAATGTCCGCGCCATGTGATGCAACTATTTGTTGCCGAGGCTGCGAATCATCGAGGGGCGTTGCAGTCGAGGCCCCAGAAAATGCACCGCTACGGCCACAAATGATGGGCGGAATGGCGCTGTTACGCGACGTGCGTGCCTAATTCCGTTTGCGATGTAACGCGTGGCGTTGGGCGGGGGATGGCGGATTCATTCATGGCCCGCAATCGGGCTTGCTTGGCGATTTCGTGACACTGGCGGATGCGGCGCTCGGCCTCGACCACGAGTTCGCGCTCGCCCGTGTTCGCGGCTTCCTCGGCGGAAATCGGTTCGCCGACGTGGACGTGGATCGTCGACAAGCCCGGGAACAAGTGATCGCGCGGCCAGGCTTGATACGCTCCGTCGATGCCGACCGGAATGAGCGGTACCTTCGCGCGTTTAGCCAATGCGGAGAAGCCGGGCTTGAGCGTGGTCACCTCTCCATCGCTCGATCGAGTGCCTTCGGGAAAGATCAGCACCATTTCGCCGCGCTTCGCGCGTCGCAGAGTTTCCTTCAACCCGGCGAGCCCTAACCCCTCGCGGTCGATCGGAATGGCATCGACCGATTGGATCAACCAGCGAAACGGCGGAAACGCGAACAGCGTCTCACGCGCCATGTAGTT is part of the Pirellulales bacterium genome and encodes:
- a CDS encoding lysophospholipid acyltransferase family protein, with translation MADRSLAKELWYRYLQFTTRMAFIGLCSVRCTGRENEPATGGALVLSNHQSLFDPVLVGMTFNRRMNYMARETLFAFPPFRWLIQSVDAIPIDREGLGLAGLKETLRRAKRGEMVLIFPEGTRSSDGEVTTLKPGFSALAKRAKVPLIPVGIDGAYQAWPRDHLFPGLSTIHVHVGEPISAEEAANTGERELVVEAERRIRQCHEIAKQARLRAMNESAIPRPTPRVTSQTELGTHVA